In the Hordeum vulgare subsp. vulgare chromosome 7H, MorexV3_pseudomolecules_assembly, whole genome shotgun sequence genome, one interval contains:
- the LOC123411655 gene encoding uncharacterized protein LOC123411655 isoform X2, which yields MDKLAGRQAGIHDRRLYLCYKGLEEWSSQIEADSLPRLLATAINPISVTRTRAFSRIVKDRFQIFFHSCHDWSYNG from the exons ATGGATAAGCTGGCGGGACGGCAAGCAGGCATTCACGATCGCCGCCTGTACCTCTGCTACAAGGGCCTCGAGGAGTGGTCGTCCCAGATTGAGGCCGACAGCCTTCCCCGCCTCCTCGCTACTGCCATCAATCCCATAAGCGTAACCCGAACAAGAGC GTTCAGTCGGATCGTGAAGGACAGGTTCCAGATCTTCTTCCATAGTTGTCATGATTGGAGTTACAATGG GTGA
- the LOC123411655 gene encoding uncharacterized protein LOC123411655 isoform X1, with protein MDKLAGRQAGIHDRRLYLCYKGLEEWSSQIEADSLPRLLATAINPISVTRTRAFSRIVKDRFQIFFHSCHDWSYNGNNGYVMYTFTSLTIKSNGYWVLRAIYPCLKPSPS; from the exons ATGGATAAGCTGGCGGGACGGCAAGCAGGCATTCACGATCGCCGCCTGTACCTCTGCTACAAGGGCCTCGAGGAGTGGTCGTCCCAGATTGAGGCCGACAGCCTTCCCCGCCTCCTCGCTACTGCCATCAATCCCATAAGCGTAACCCGAACAAGAGC GTTCAGTCGGATCGTGAAGGACAGGTTCCAGATCTTCTTCCATAGTTGTCATGATTGGAGTTACAATGG TAACAATGGGTATGTCATGTACACATTTACTTCTCTGACTATCAAATCAAACGGATATTGGGTTCTTCGAGCTATATATCCATGCCTCAAGCCCTCACCCAGTTGA